In the genome of Methylophaga nitratireducenticrescens, one region contains:
- a CDS encoding DNA polymerase III subunit chi: MTKVSFYILGSTDPLDRQQFACRLAEKAYLQGHQVFIHTEDQDQSEAMDKALWAFRPDSFVPHQVLATDNKIEAPVLISHENIAPPKLMDVLINLNPVQPLFFSQFERLAEIINGDEAIKKQGRVRYQFYKDRGYHLDTHQINN; the protein is encoded by the coding sequence ATGACTAAAGTCAGTTTTTATATTTTAGGTTCAACCGATCCGCTTGACCGGCAGCAATTTGCCTGCCGGCTGGCGGAAAAAGCTTATCTACAGGGTCATCAGGTGTTTATTCATACTGAGGATCAGGACCAGAGTGAAGCGATGGATAAGGCTTTATGGGCTTTTCGGCCAGACAGTTTTGTCCCGCATCAGGTCTTAGCGACAGATAATAAAATCGAAGCGCCAGTTTTGATTAGCCATGAAAATATAGCGCCACCAAAACTGATGGACGTATTAATCAATTTAAACCCGGTTCAACCATTATTTTTCAGTCAGTTTGAACGGCTGGCCGAAATTATTAATGGCGATGAAGCAATCAAAAAACAGGGACGCGTTCGCTATCAGTTTTACAAGGATCGTGGCTATCATCTCGATACGCATCAAATAAACAATTAA
- a CDS encoding valine--tRNA ligase, with translation MDKTYNPDAIEQRWYQQWEQNGEFKPSGEGTPYAIMLPPPNVTGSLHMGHGFNNTIMDLLTRYHRMKGDNTLWQPGTDHAGIATQMVVERQLNAEGKTRHDLGRDAFIERVWDWKGESGGNITRQLRRLGSSLDWSRDRFTMDDNLSEAVKHVFIKLHEEGLIYRGKRLVNWDPVLHTAVSDLEVLSEEEAGHLWHFRYPLTDGSGHLVVATTRPETMLGDTAVAVHPEDERYKQLIGKTITLPLVGREIPIIGDDYVDPEFGSGCVKITPAHDFNDAEVGNRHNLEQINILTIDAAINDNAPEKYRGLDRYAARKQIVADFEELGLLETIQDHKLMVPRGDRSNAVIEPLLTDQWYVKADVLAAPAVEAVQSGKIKFVPANWDKTFYNWMDGIQDWCISRQIWWGHRIPAWYDEQGNIYVGHDEADVRQKHQLDDAISLKQDEDVLDTWFSSALWPFSTLGWPADDAALKTWYPTSVLVTGFDIIFFWVARMMMMGIKFMDDVPFKEVYIHGLVRDSHGQKMSKSKGNVLDPIDIIDGIDLESLVAKRTSGMMQPQLAAKIEKATRKEFPEGIAPHGTDALRFTFASLATTGRDINFDMNRIAGYRNFCNKLWNAARYVLMNTEDQDTGIDNAEVELSLADRWIISLLQQTELDVTRAIDSYRFDLAAQAIYEFIWNNYCDWYLELSKPVLNNNAASDVAKRGTRRTLVRVLEATLRLAHPFMPFITEEIWQTIAPLAGKSGNTIINQPYPVADSSKIDLVAEEEMKWLMKFTNGIRSIRSQMNIAPKKSLKVILKNADNIDKTLVDIRGNFLKKLANLDAIEYLNGEAPAAATALVGKMEILIPLEGLIDKDAEIARLDKEISKLDKIIKQSAGKLSNENYVAKAPADVVAKEREKLAELEQSLSQLQQQRKALG, from the coding sequence ATGGACAAAACCTATAATCCCGATGCAATAGAACAACGCTGGTATCAACAGTGGGAACAAAACGGCGAATTCAAACCTTCTGGCGAAGGCACGCCCTACGCCATTATGTTGCCGCCGCCAAATGTCACCGGCAGTTTGCATATGGGTCATGGGTTTAATAACACCATCATGGATTTGCTGACTCGTTATCACCGCATGAAAGGCGATAACACGCTGTGGCAACCGGGTACTGACCATGCCGGTATCGCCACCCAGATGGTAGTGGAACGTCAGTTAAATGCCGAAGGTAAAACCCGCCATGATTTAGGCCGTGACGCCTTTATTGAACGGGTCTGGGACTGGAAAGGCGAATCCGGTGGCAATATTACCCGTCAGCTACGTCGTCTTGGTTCCTCTCTGGACTGGTCTCGAGATCGTTTCACCATGGATGACAATCTGTCCGAAGCGGTCAAACATGTGTTTATCAAATTGCATGAAGAAGGTTTGATTTACCGCGGTAAACGTCTGGTGAACTGGGATCCGGTTTTACATACCGCCGTATCTGATTTGGAAGTATTATCAGAAGAAGAAGCTGGTCATTTATGGCATTTCCGTTATCCGTTAACCGATGGCAGTGGTCATCTGGTAGTTGCCACTACCCGTCCGGAAACTATGCTCGGTGACACGGCTGTAGCAGTACATCCGGAAGACGAACGTTATAAACAGCTGATTGGCAAAACCATCACCTTGCCTTTAGTCGGCCGTGAAATTCCGATCATTGGCGATGACTACGTTGATCCGGAATTTGGTAGTGGCTGCGTCAAAATTACTCCAGCCCATGATTTCAACGATGCTGAAGTTGGCAATCGTCACAATCTTGAACAAATCAATATTCTGACCATTGATGCTGCCATTAATGACAATGCACCGGAAAAATATCGCGGTCTGGATCGCTATGCAGCCCGCAAACAAATCGTTGCCGATTTTGAAGAATTAGGCTTACTGGAAACCATTCAGGACCATAAACTGATGGTGCCACGAGGTGATCGGTCTAATGCTGTTATCGAACCATTATTGACTGATCAGTGGTATGTCAAAGCTGATGTACTGGCGGCTCCGGCAGTTGAAGCGGTACAGTCAGGTAAAATTAAATTTGTCCCAGCCAACTGGGATAAAACCTTTTATAACTGGATGGATGGCATTCAGGACTGGTGTATTTCACGACAAATCTGGTGGGGACACCGCATCCCTGCCTGGTATGACGAACAGGGCAATATCTATGTTGGTCATGATGAAGCCGATGTCCGCCAAAAACACCAATTGGATGATGCAATCAGCCTGAAACAGGATGAAGATGTTTTAGATACCTGGTTCTCTTCAGCGTTATGGCCCTTCTCCACTTTGGGTTGGCCGGCTGATGATGCGGCTTTGAAAACCTGGTATCCGACCAGTGTTTTGGTGACCGGTTTTGACATTATCTTTTTCTGGGTTGCCCGGATGATGATGATGGGCATCAAATTTATGGATGATGTGCCATTCAAAGAAGTCTATATCCATGGTCTGGTGCGCGACTCACATGGCCAGAAAATGTCCAAATCCAAAGGTAATGTTCTGGATCCCATCGATATTATCGACGGTATTGATCTGGAATCTTTGGTTGCCAAACGTACCAGTGGCATGATGCAGCCACAACTGGCCGCCAAGATTGAAAAAGCTACTCGCAAGGAATTTCCGGAAGGTATCGCACCGCACGGAACCGATGCGCTGCGCTTTACCTTTGCCTCTCTAGCCACTACCGGACGTGATATCAATTTTGATATGAATCGCATTGCCGGTTATCGAAACTTTTGTAACAAACTGTGGAATGCAGCGCGTTACGTATTAATGAATACCGAAGATCAGGATACCGGCATTGATAACGCTGAAGTCGAACTCAGTCTGGCGGATCGCTGGATCATTTCGTTATTACAACAAACTGAACTGGATGTTACCCGCGCTATCGACAGCTATCGCTTTGATTTGGCGGCACAGGCGATTTACGAGTTTATCTGGAATAACTATTGTGACTGGTATTTGGAGCTGTCTAAACCAGTTTTAAATAATAATGCAGCCAGTGATGTCGCCAAACGTGGCACCCGCCGTACCCTGGTTCGGGTATTGGAAGCCACGCTGCGTTTAGCACATCCGTTTATGCCGTTTATTACCGAAGAAATCTGGCAGACCATCGCGCCACTGGCTGGTAAATCCGGCAACACCATTATTAACCAGCCGTATCCTGTTGCTGATAGCAGCAAAATTGATTTGGTTGCCGAAGAAGAAATGAAATGGTTGATGAAATTTACAAATGGTATTCGCTCCATTCGTTCACAAATGAACATTGCTCCAAAGAAAAGTCTAAAAGTAATTCTTAAGAATGCTGATAATATAGATAAAACCCTTGTAGATATTCGAGGGAATTTTTTGAAAAAATTAGCTAATTTAGATGCAATTGAATACTTAAATGGCGAAGCGCCTGCTGCTGCTACTGCACTGGTTGGTAAAATGGAAATTCTGATTCCTCTAGAAGGCTTGATTGATAAGGATGCTGAAATTGCCCGTCTGGACAAAGAAATCAGCAAACTGGATAAAATCATCAAACAATCAGCGGGCAAACTGAGTAATGAAAATTATGTTGCCAAGGCGCCCGCAGATGTTGTTGCCAAAGAACGTGAAAAACTGGCCGAGCTGGAACAGTCGTTAAGTCAGTTACAGCAGCAACGTAAAGCCTTGGGCTAA
- a CDS encoding protein adenylyltransferase SelO, which translates to MTTEEFNPNDATTTPMTRLQFDNRFVRELPADPDTENVRRQVLGACYTFVNPTPVADPKLVAYSMDLATDLGIRPVDCESRQFANVFAGNEMLEGMQPHAMCYGGHQFGNWAGQLGDGRAINLGEVQDIHGQLQMLQLKGSGETPYSRSADGLAVLRSSVREFLCSEAMFHLGVPTTRALSLITTGEGVVRDMFYDGRPQTEPGAIVCRVAPSFLRIGNYELFNSRGDIDNLRLLIDYTIRHHFPHLGEPSKETYLAWFKEVCERTADLVVHWMRVGFVHGVLNTDNTSILGLTIDYGPYGWIDNYDPDWTPNTTDATGKRYRFGHQPQIAQWNLLQLGNAIYPLINEVEPLQQILTDYVELYTNKWQQMRADKLGLNEYQGDDDHELNQQLQKILLLAETDMTIFYRRLADVSCEQKDLSDEALLEPLMEAYYAPDALSKEDKKDICDWLRQYQQRVQQDGTSDQDRKARMNLVNPKYVLRNYLSQQAIDKAHEGDYSMIDELLEVMHRPYDEQPQYDHYAAKRPDWARDKPGCSMLSCSS; encoded by the coding sequence ATGACTACTGAAGAATTTAATCCCAACGACGCCACTACCACGCCAATGACACGGCTGCAATTCGATAACCGGTTTGTACGGGAGCTCCCCGCCGATCCGGATACCGAAAATGTTCGCCGTCAGGTGCTTGGTGCCTGTTATACCTTTGTGAACCCTACGCCTGTCGCCGATCCTAAACTGGTCGCTTATTCCATGGATTTAGCTACCGACTTAGGCATCAGACCGGTAGATTGTGAAAGCCGACAGTTTGCTAATGTATTTGCCGGTAATGAAATGCTAGAAGGCATGCAACCCCATGCCATGTGCTATGGCGGACATCAATTTGGCAACTGGGCCGGACAACTGGGCGATGGCCGTGCCATCAATCTCGGTGAAGTTCAGGATATTCACGGCCAGTTGCAAATGCTGCAGCTTAAAGGTTCAGGTGAAACCCCCTATTCCCGTTCGGCTGATGGTTTAGCGGTATTACGATCATCCGTTCGTGAATTTCTCTGCAGTGAAGCCATGTTTCATCTTGGTGTACCCACAACCCGTGCCTTGAGTCTGATCACAACCGGAGAAGGCGTAGTTCGCGATATGTTTTACGATGGCCGGCCGCAAACTGAACCGGGTGCGATTGTCTGTCGAGTCGCGCCTTCTTTCCTGCGCATTGGTAATTACGAATTGTTTAACTCGCGAGGCGATATCGACAATCTTCGTTTATTGATCGATTACACCATTCGCCATCATTTTCCGCATCTGGGAGAACCTTCCAAAGAAACTTATCTGGCCTGGTTTAAAGAAGTCTGTGAACGCACAGCAGATTTAGTAGTGCACTGGATGCGTGTCGGTTTTGTGCATGGCGTATTAAACACTGATAACACTTCGATTTTAGGACTGACTATTGATTACGGCCCTTATGGCTGGATTGATAATTACGATCCCGACTGGACGCCTAACACCACCGATGCCACTGGTAAACGCTACCGTTTTGGGCATCAGCCGCAGATTGCCCAGTGGAATCTGCTGCAACTCGGCAACGCGATATATCCATTGATTAATGAAGTTGAGCCGTTACAACAGATTCTTACCGATTATGTCGAGCTCTACACCAATAAATGGCAACAGATGCGTGCCGACAAGCTGGGACTGAACGAGTATCAGGGTGATGATGATCATGAATTGAATCAGCAGTTACAGAAAATTCTGTTATTGGCTGAAACCGATATGACGATTTTCTATCGCCGATTAGCCGATGTGAGCTGTGAACAGAAGGACCTCAGCGATGAAGCACTATTGGAACCGTTGATGGAAGCTTATTACGCCCCAGATGCCTTATCGAAAGAAGATAAAAAAGATATCTGTGACTGGTTGCGTCAGTATCAGCAACGTGTGCAACAGGATGGCACCAGTGACCAGGATAGAAAAGCCAGAATGAATCTGGTTAATCCGAAATATGTATTACGCAACTACTTGTCACAACAGGCGATTGATAAAGCCCATGAGGGTGATTACAGCATGATTGATGAACTTCTGGAGGTCATGCACCGTCCTTATGATGAACAACCACAGTATGATCATTACGCAGCCAAACGCCCAGACTGGGCCAGAGATAAACCTGGCTGCTCGATGCTGTCCTGTAGTTCTTAA
- a CDS encoding PQQ-dependent sugar dehydrogenase: protein MKLISKLFVLLILTSAITAHAGSVNDKKLQIDKVADGLGIPWGMAILPDGTMLVTQREGKLILLDLDSGNKTNISGVPKVKAVGQGGFLDVALSPDYTESGWIYFTYSKDVDGQGATTLARAKLDGNTLSDWNDLLVTQSRTSKGQHYGSRIVFDQQGHLFFSIGDRGERDRAQDLSNHNGTILRLKLDGSVPQDNPFVGDTNALPEIWSYGHRNPQGLFYNAETQQLWDIEHGPRGGDEINLIEAGKNYGWPEASHGKEYYAPVSVGKKEVEGMENPVKVYIPSIAPSGLVQYQGDAFPDWQGDLISGALALQHLNRVKIQDNQAVDEVRYLRTMKKRIRDVIESPEGWLYVSTDDGEIYRIQPAAN, encoded by the coding sequence ATGAAGTTGATCAGTAAGCTGTTTGTTTTATTGATTTTAACCTCTGCAATTACTGCCCATGCGGGTAGCGTCAATGATAAAAAGCTGCAAATTGACAAGGTTGCAGATGGATTGGGTATCCCATGGGGAATGGCAATCTTGCCGGATGGCACAATGCTGGTTACTCAACGTGAAGGTAAATTAATTCTGCTTGATCTGGATTCAGGAAATAAGACCAACATAAGTGGCGTCCCCAAGGTCAAAGCTGTTGGACAGGGCGGTTTTCTGGATGTTGCTCTATCCCCCGATTATACAGAAAGCGGCTGGATTTATTTCACATATAGCAAAGATGTAGACGGCCAGGGTGCCACCACCCTCGCCCGTGCCAAGTTGGATGGAAACACCCTAAGTGATTGGAACGATTTGCTGGTCACTCAATCTCGTACCAGTAAAGGTCAGCATTACGGCAGCCGAATTGTATTTGACCAACAGGGTCATCTGTTTTTCTCGATTGGAGATCGTGGGGAACGTGATAGAGCTCAGGATCTAAGCAATCACAATGGCACCATTCTGCGACTCAAACTTGATGGCAGTGTCCCGCAGGACAATCCTTTTGTGGGAGATACTAATGCCTTGCCGGAAATTTGGAGTTATGGTCATCGTAATCCGCAAGGGTTATTTTATAACGCCGAGACTCAGCAACTATGGGACATTGAACATGGTCCACGCGGTGGCGATGAAATCAATCTGATTGAAGCCGGTAAAAACTACGGTTGGCCGGAAGCTTCTCATGGCAAGGAATACTACGCTCCAGTTTCCGTTGGCAAAAAAGAAGTAGAAGGTATGGAAAATCCGGTAAAAGTTTATATTCCCTCAATTGCCCCCAGTGGTCTGGTGCAATATCAAGGTGATGCTTTCCCGGATTGGCAAGGCGATTTAATTTCCGGTGCGCTGGCGTTACAGCATCTGAACCGGGTTAAAATTCAGGATAATCAGGCAGTCGATGAAGTACGCTATCTGCGAACAATGAAAAAACGTATTCGCGATGTTATTGAAAGCCCTGAAGGCTGGTTATATGTGTCAACTGATGATGGCGAAATTTATCGCATCCAGCCTGCAGCCAATTAA
- the greB gene encoding transcription elongation factor GreB, with product MDSSPYITADGMFRMNQELSERWQRRRHVVQALAAAAAEGDRSENAEYIYRKKELREIDRRIRYLQKRIPDLMVIDRIPDDQDAVFFAAYVTLLKDDTEEVQYRIVGPDEIDHAKGNISVDSPLARALLKKQIDDEVSIQVQDGGHRYLILDINY from the coding sequence ATGGATTCATCACCTTACATTACTGCTGATGGCATGTTCCGGATGAACCAGGAACTGAGTGAACGCTGGCAGCGACGCAGACATGTGGTTCAGGCGCTGGCGGCTGCAGCGGCAGAAGGGGATCGATCTGAGAATGCAGAATATATTTATCGCAAGAAAGAACTCAGAGAAATAGACCGGCGTATTCGCTATCTTCAAAAACGTATTCCCGATTTGATGGTGATTGATCGTATTCCGGATGATCAGGATGCGGTGTTTTTTGCTGCGTACGTGACGCTGTTGAAGGATGATACGGAAGAGGTTCAATACCGTATTGTCGGTCCGGATGAGATTGACCACGCCAAAGGCAATATCAGTGTCGATTCACCTTTGGCGCGGGCGTTATTAAAAAAGCAGATTGATGATGAGGTGAGTATTCAGGTTCAGGATGGTGGTCATCGTTATCTGATTCTGGACATTAACTATTAA
- a CDS encoding FAD-dependent oxidoreductase, whose protein sequence is MSDQIHQVAIIGGGVCGTALLYMLAEYTDLNDIVLLEKYAGVAKVNSNGRNNSQTIHCGDIETNYTLEKATKVKAAAEMLVNFAADLANVDQVIFKYPKMVLGVGEQECRQLRQRYQTFREVFPKMKLLEKSDIATYEPSVVMVNGEMRAEPCVALAVLDDYSAVDYLRLSEAFVDKAKAKTDKQIQLAFNSEVDDIVEKDGVFSLVTGDKIIKARSVVVSAGGHSLLLAQKMGYGLEFSCLPVAGSFYFTPQVLRGKVYTVQNDALPFAAVHGDPDVLVEGKTRFGPTALLLPLLERYNNKTFFDFLRVLRLDSRVMRVFWDLFRIKDIRNYIFKNFLFEVPLLRRWLFLKDARKIVPGLQLKDIEFAKGFGGVRPQLIDKKNAKLLMGEAKINPGTGIVFNMTPSPGGTSCLENAETDMRLIASRLGATINESQLKQTLHKAATIN, encoded by the coding sequence ATGTCAGACCAAATTCATCAGGTAGCCATTATCGGTGGCGGTGTCTGTGGCACCGCGCTACTGTATATGCTGGCTGAATATACTGATCTCAATGATATTGTCCTGTTGGAAAAGTATGCCGGAGTGGCCAAGGTCAACTCCAATGGCCGTAACAACAGTCAGACTATCCATTGCGGTGATATTGAAACCAACTACACATTGGAGAAAGCCACTAAAGTAAAGGCCGCCGCTGAGATGCTGGTGAATTTTGCTGCCGATTTAGCCAATGTTGATCAGGTGATTTTCAAATATCCGAAAATGGTTTTAGGTGTAGGCGAGCAGGAATGTCGTCAGCTTCGCCAACGTTACCAGACTTTCCGTGAAGTATTCCCCAAGATGAAGCTATTGGAGAAATCCGATATTGCAACTTATGAACCTTCAGTGGTTATGGTTAATGGCGAAATGCGGGCAGAACCCTGTGTTGCGCTTGCCGTTTTGGATGATTACAGTGCAGTGGATTATCTGCGTTTATCTGAAGCCTTTGTTGATAAAGCCAAAGCAAAAACTGATAAACAAATCCAGTTAGCGTTTAACAGTGAAGTCGATGATATTGTCGAAAAAGATGGCGTGTTTTCGCTGGTCACCGGCGACAAAATCATCAAGGCTCGCAGTGTAGTGGTTTCTGCGGGCGGACACAGCTTATTACTGGCACAGAAAATGGGGTACGGGTTGGAGTTCTCCTGTCTGCCAGTAGCTGGAAGCTTTTATTTCACTCCGCAGGTTCTCCGTGGCAAGGTATATACCGTGCAGAATGATGCGTTGCCTTTTGCAGCGGTACATGGGGATCCGGATGTACTGGTCGAAGGTAAAACCCGGTTTGGACCTACAGCATTATTACTGCCACTGTTAGAGCGTTATAACAACAAAACTTTTTTCGATTTTCTGCGTGTTCTGCGTCTCGACAGCCGGGTAATGAGAGTGTTCTGGGATTTATTCCGGATTAAGGATATTCGCAATTACATCTTTAAAAACTTTCTGTTTGAAGTGCCGTTATTACGTCGCTGGCTGTTTTTGAAAGATGCCCGCAAAATTGTGCCTGGCCTGCAATTGAAAGATATTGAATTTGCCAAAGGTTTTGGGGGTGTCAGACCTCAGTTGATTGATAAAAAGAATGCCAAATTGTTGATGGGGGAAGCGAAGATTAACCCTGGTACAGGCATTGTTTTTAACATGACACCATCGCCTGGCGGCACCAGCTGTCTGGAAAATGCTGAAACCGATATGCGGCTGATTGCCAGCCGTTTGGGTGCAACAATTAATGAATCACAGCTGAAGCAAACACTTCATAAAGCAGCAACAATAAATTAA